In Alphaproteobacteria bacterium, the DNA window AGCCCCGCGCCGATGCCCTGGATGACATGCGGCGAATGGGTGCCGCCGGACAGCACCGGGCTGAGGGTCGGTTCGACCGCGATGATTTTGATGTCCTTGTTGCGCCCCTTCAGCACCTGGCCGACGCCGGTCAGCGTGCCGCCGGTGCCGACGCCCAGGACGACCGCGTCCACCTTGCCGCCGGTATCGTTCCAGATTTCCTCCGCCGTGGTCTGGCGGTGGATCGCCGGGTTGGCCGGGTTGACGAACTGGCCGGCCTGCACCGCGCCGGGAATTTCGGCGCAAAGCTCGTCCGCCTTCTTCATCGCGCCCTTGATGCCTTCGGCGCGCGGGGTCAGCACCAGTTCCGCGCCCAGCCGGATGAACATCTTGCGCCGTTCGACCGAGAAACTGTCCGGCATGGTCAGGATGCAGCGATAGCCCTTGGCCGCGCAGACGAAGGCCAGCGCGATGCCCGTATTGCCGGAGGTCGGCTCGACGATGGTGGTCTCGCCGGGCTTGAAGCGGCCTTCCGCTTCGCCCGCCGCGAT includes these proteins:
- the cysK gene encoding cysteine synthase A, with the protein product MSNPLEGVDLKLDKPGRGRIYDDITQTIGNTPLVRLNRVTKEGGAKAAILAKLEFFNPLSSVKDRIGLGMIAAGEAEGRFKPGETTIVEPTSGNTGIALAFVCAAKGYRCILTMPDSFSVERRKMFIRLGAELVLTPRAEGIKGAMKKADELCAEIPGAVQAGQFVNPANPAIHRQTTAEEIWNDTGGKVDAVVLGVGTGGTLTGVGQVLKGRNKDIKIIAVEPTLSPVLSGGTHSPHVIQGIGAGLIPDILDTDLIDEIVQVTNEESLDMARRLAKMEGIAGGISSGAAVTAAMKIATRDDMAGKTVVTVIPSFAERYMSTVLFDDIDVGD